A region of Lycium barbarum isolate Lr01 chromosome 1, ASM1917538v2, whole genome shotgun sequence DNA encodes the following proteins:
- the LOC132615244 gene encoding uncharacterized protein LOC132615244, with product MDKSWIGMPRNTPEYVIGLNQFLNFAFNNAAIGDKIKCPCPKCVSRKWQTRKIVFNHLIDKSFPKNYVTWFMHGEMNVLHNSRNREVTQDVPPTENPVELLINEAFGDLRHEGVDVGPSQVVGEEEMLHDMPASNNKDLFELLGDGRQELYEGSKYSKLEFLLKLYHRKCLSGLSDKGMTMILDLLRDAFKFAKIPNSFYEAKKTIKKLCLDYVKIDACPNDCMLYWEDDVNAETCKYCHTSRWKPENESNKDHAPTTSKKQKKKRKKPAKILRYFPLKPRLQRLFMCSKIAEHMSWHAEDGNKDGTIRHPRDGEAWKRFDTTFPEFASDPRNVRLGLASDGFNPFGTMSTNYSIWPVVLVPYNLPSWLCMKQPNFILSMIIPGPRTAGNNIYVYLQPLIKELNELWREGVDIFDSSKCLECEQLLCGQLVIFLDLISYLVGTHILALHAPLVILTQNLVAFVIVESGVLLAIIGFWEEIINLD from the coding sequence ATGGATAAATCTTGGATTGGAATGCCTAGGAACACACCAGAGTATGTGATTGGTTTGAATCAATTTCTGAATTTTGCATTTAACAATGCAGCTATAGGAGATAAAATAAAATGTCCATGTCCTAAATGTGTTTCTAGGAagtggcagaccaggaaaatagTGTTTAATCATTTGATTGACAAGTCGTTCCCTAAAAATTATGTCACTTGGTTTATGCACGGGGAAATGAATGTATTGCATAATTCCAGAAATAGAGAGGTCACTCAAGATGTACCACCCACTGAAAATCCTGTAGAATTATTGATTAATGAAGCATTTGGGGACTTAAGGCATGAGGGTGTTGATGTAGGTCCGTCACAAGTGGTGGGAGAAGAAGAAATGTTACATGATATGCCTGCTTCAAATAACAAAGATTTGTTTGAGTTGCTTGGAGATGGACGTCAAGAATTGTATGAAGGGTCTAAGTACTCAAAGTTGGAATTTTTATTAAAGCTTTATCATAGAAAGTGTTTGTCTGGGTTAAGTGACAAGGGAATGACTATGATACTAGATCTACTCAGAGATGCATTTAAATTTGCAAAGATTCCTAATTCTTTTTATGAGgccaagaaaaccatcaagaagTTGTGTCTTGATTATGTCAAGATAGATGCTTGTCCAAATGATTGCATGTTGTACTGGGAAGATGATGTTAATGCAGAAACATGCAAGTATTGTCACACTTCTAGATGGAAGCCCGAGAATGAGAGCAATAAAGATCATGCACCTACTACAAGtaagaaacaaaagaagaaaaggaaaaagccTGCAAAAATTTTGCGCTACTTTCCATTAAAACCAAGATTACAAAGATTGTTCATGTGCTCTAAGATTGCTGAGCATATGAGCTGGCATGCGGAGGATGGTAACAAAGATGGAACCATAAGACATCCTAGAGATGGTGAGGCATGGAAGAGGTTTGATACAACTTTTCCTGAATTTGCTTCTGATCCTCGAAATGTTCGATTAGGTCTAGCTAGTGATGGTTTCAATCCTTTTGGGACAATGAGTACTAATTATAGCATTTGGCCTGTGGTTTTGGTTCCATATAACCTTCCTTCTTGGTTGTGTATGAAGCAACCAAATTTCATCCTCTCAATGATCATTCCAGGTCCACGTACGGCAGGGAataacatatatgtatacctaCAACCCCTTATTAAGGAGTTGAATGAGTTATGGAGGGAAGGTGTGGACATTTTTGATTCATCAAAATGTTTAGAATGTGAACAGCTCTTATGTGGACAGTTAGTGATTTTCCTGGACTTGATATCTTATCTGGTTGGAACACACATACTGGCCTTGCATGCCCCTCTTGTAATTTTGACACAGAACCTTGTCGCCTTCGTCATAGTAGAAAGTGGTGTTTTATTGGCCATCATCGGTTTTTGGGAAGAAATCATAAATTTAGACTGA
- the LOC132609652 gene encoding uncharacterized protein LOC132609652: MDQAAPQPAPAVHQASQPSRSVHSTSNLASTDQDSPQPSLSVHSTSHLASTDRDSTQPAPTVQAASKKCSRSHWIVDAIAK; the protein is encoded by the exons ATGGATCAGGCCGCACCACAGCCGGCTCCAGCAGTTCACCAAGCATCACAGCCATCTCGATCAGTTCATTCGACATCAAATTTGGCTTCGACAGATCAGGACTCACCACAACCATCTCTGTCAGTTCACTCGACATCACATTTGGCTTCGACAGATCGGGACTCAACACAGCCAGCTCCAACAGTTCAGGCCGCATCCAAAAAGTGTTCTAGGTCGCATTGGATTGTAGACGCAATAG CCAAGTGA